The genomic region ATCACCCAGCGGAGCAGTACCTGTAACAACAACTTCTGTACCTAAGGTAACCCCCATCTCCAAAATCCGCCGCCGCACCAGACCTTGGGCTTCGATTTTAACTACACTGCCGCCTTGTCCTACTTTGAGCTTGCTTAGTCTGTTAATGATTTTCGTGTCCAAAGAAACTTGCCTCCTTAGTTATTTAACCTAATTCTGCTCGTGCCTATTGGCAGTAAATCCTGTCCCTTCGTCCGGCAAAGACACAACCGGCAAAAATTCTACCAGTTTCTCCATAGTTTGTGGGCTTATTACATGTTCGATCATACAAGCGTCTCTTTCAGCGATCTCTGGATCAACTTCCAATACATCAATCAAAAATTGCTTAAGTAAGCGGTGCCGCTGACGTACCTTGGTCGCCAGCTCCCGACCGACACCGGTTAGCTCTACTGGGCCGTAAGGCTCCTGTTTGACGAGCTCCTGCTTTTTCAGATTTTCAATCATCTGGGTCACACTGGGTTTAGTAACATTTAGTTGGCCGGCAATATCGCTCACCCTTACTAAACCATCCTTCTCTGTAAGATCGAGGATCGCTTCCAAGTAATCTTGCATGGATGAAGAACCTGTCAGGACATAAGGCATATTCTTCACTCCTTAGCATCAACAACAAAAGTTAGTTGTGCCTAACTTCTTGTCGTAAAATAATGGTATGATAATCATTCTCATCCTGATTCTATGATAGCTATTTCCCTCGGCTTTGTCAATGTAAATAACGATCGCTTTGATTTACATTTAGTGATACGTTTACGGTAAACCTAGTTTAGGGCACGAAAACTCTTTCCTCTTTTCTATATTGGGCAGAATGTATTAAGAAATGATTGGGAGGCTTGACGATGAAGAAGAAAACATTGTTGACGGTGATAGTCTTGGGCGCTGTTTTTATAATTATGGCCGTCTCTGGAATCACAACGTTCGGCTCCAGTATAAGACTTGGCTTCATCGAACGCAGCCATGCTGACCTATGGTCGGCAAAATATTACCTGTTTACAGGTTTTAGAGAGCGCAAAATAAATCCTGGAGATACTCCTCATGACCTTAATATTGAAATAAAAACATCTTCGGGTAACATC from Bacillota bacterium harbors:
- a CDS encoding metal-dependent transcriptional regulator; this encodes MPYVLTGSSSMQDYLEAILDLTEKDGLVRVSDIAGQLNVTKPSVTQMIENLKKQELVKQEPYGPVELTGVGRELATKVRQRHRLLKQFLIDVLEVDPEIAERDACMIEHVISPQTMEKLVEFLPVVSLPDEGTGFTANRHEQN
- a CDS encoding ferrous iron transport protein A; the protein is MNRLSKLKVGQGGSVVKIEAQGLVRRRILEMGVTLGTEVVVTGTAPLGDPIEITVKGYHLSLRKEEAASIWVEAIKK